In one Methanomassiliicoccales archaeon genomic region, the following are encoded:
- a CDS encoding ABC transporter permease: protein MQETEARARKWGNKMGSYAGRLLLGVIIVLALAFISIPIASLFLKISLGDFLTSLNDPTVADALWLSLITATASTIIVLLFGTPIAYINARFEYRGRMLVDTITDIPAVLPPAVAGLALLMAFGRRGIIGQYFHLFGVDIAFTTFAVVLAQVFVSSPFYIRQARMSFQGVDIEYEETARTMGSSRWNTFSRISLPLASSGLLSGAIMAWARALGEFGATIMFAGNMPGVTQTMPLAIYSSFEGDIGPALSISIVLVAISFAVILSVKLLGRRMANVS from the coding sequence ATGCAAGAAACAGAGGCGAGGGCAAGAAAATGGGGGAACAAGATGGGCAGCTACGCCGGCCGCCTGTTGCTGGGCGTGATCATAGTGTTAGCCCTAGCCTTTATCTCGATCCCCATCGCCTCCCTTTTTCTCAAGATATCCCTTGGGGATTTTCTAACATCCCTGAACGACCCAACCGTTGCCGACGCGTTATGGCTCAGTCTGATCACTGCCACAGCGAGCACGATCATCGTATTGCTTTTCGGCACCCCGATCGCTTACATCAACGCAAGGTTCGAGTATCGGGGCAGGATGCTGGTTGACACCATCACCGATATCCCGGCCGTCCTACCTCCGGCCGTGGCGGGTCTTGCCTTGCTAATGGCGTTCGGCAGGCGCGGGATCATTGGACAATACTTCCATTTGTTCGGGGTGGACATCGCCTTCACCACATTCGCAGTGGTGCTGGCCCAGGTGTTCGTCTCCTCACCGTTCTATATCCGTCAGGCACGGATGAGCTTTCAGGGAGTGGATATAGAGTATGAGGAAACAGCCCGGACCATGGGTTCGTCCCGTTGGAACACATTCTCCCGCATATCCCTGCCCCTAGCTTCGAGCGGCCTGCTGTCCGGCGCCATCATGGCCTGGGCCCGGGCGCTTGGGGAGTTCGGGGCGACCATTATGTTCGCTGGCAACATGCCAGGGGTGACCCAGACCATGCCTCTGGCCATTTACTCATCGTTCGAAGGCGACATCGGGCCGGCCTTGTCCATATCGATCGTTCTGGTAGCAATTTCCTTCGCAGTTATCCTTTCTGTAAAATTGCTGGGCAGGAGGATGGCCAATGTCAGTTGA
- the modA gene encoding molybdate ABC transporter substrate-binding protein: protein MALNKKALTVIAVVLVIVAIVVAGVSLSTQPSANKTEVTVFAAASLKAAFTEMGNNYEANHTNIKLNFNFDGSANLKTQLLNGATADVFASADYKNLNAVATADMIDNSTIQTFAKNRLVVIVPSSNTAGVISLSDLTKSGIKIVIGDTSVPIGNYTRTFMRSISNSSSEFTDFQTKVMGNVVSQESSVNNIVTKISLGEADAGIVYTTDAAGAGSKVTQIPISDAYNVIAVYPIGGLVSFAHPTEASGFIGYVMSPDGQAVMAKYGFITVE, encoded by the coding sequence ATGGCATTGAACAAGAAGGCCTTGACCGTCATCGCCGTAGTGCTGGTCATCGTCGCAATAGTCGTCGCTGGCGTTTCCTTAAGCACCCAACCGTCGGCGAACAAGACAGAGGTCACCGTGTTCGCCGCGGCTTCCCTGAAAGCGGCCTTCACTGAAATGGGAAACAACTATGAAGCAAATCACACCAACATCAAGCTGAATTTCAACTTTGACGGATCTGCCAACCTCAAGACACAGCTCCTTAACGGTGCCACCGCAGATGTATTCGCCTCTGCCGATTACAAGAATCTGAATGCGGTGGCGACCGCCGATATGATCGATAACTCGACCATTCAGACATTCGCTAAGAACCGCTTGGTGGTCATTGTCCCGTCTTCAAACACAGCCGGGGTGATCTCCCTTTCCGATCTCACGAAATCCGGGATCAAGATCGTGATCGGAGACACCAGTGTCCCCATCGGCAATTACACCAGGACCTTCATGAGATCGATATCGAACAGCAGCTCGGAGTTCACCGATTTCCAGACCAAGGTCATGGGCAACGTGGTGTCACAGGAATCCTCTGTGAACAACATCGTCACAAAGATATCATTAGGAGAGGCGGACGCTGGAATAGTCTATACCACCGATGCGGCAGGGGCAGGGTCGAAGGTCACCCAGATACCGATCTCGGACGCTTACAATGTTATCGCTGTTTATCCGATAGGTGGGCTTGTTTCCTTCGCCCATCCGACCGAGGCATCTGGTTTCATAGGCTATGTGATGTCACCAGACGGTCAGGCGGTAATGGCCAAATACGGTTTCATCACAGTGGAATGA
- a CDS encoding Fe-only nitrogenase accessory AnfO family protein — MCENDAHEVAAIVEDGATIPLNRPGTVVVYRRDKGVWVKDREMDFKVDPTKGLGEMRSKVGELLKFMEPCKIFVARSASGALFYELEKAQFNVWEIPGKPDTFLEQVWSENEKDRNEAATPLTAAVPVPLESTPGNFFISIKETQGKRPELSSKQILQSFIRKGKFATLEIVCDHAPPWIEMESRTVGFKIETARLGLNEVHLKLIKING, encoded by the coding sequence ATGTGCGAAAATGATGCTCATGAGGTCGCCGCCATCGTTGAGGACGGCGCCACGATCCCTCTCAACCGGCCTGGGACAGTGGTCGTCTACAGACGGGACAAAGGGGTGTGGGTGAAGGACCGGGAGATGGACTTCAAAGTGGACCCGACCAAAGGATTGGGCGAGATGAGGAGCAAGGTCGGGGAACTCCTCAAGTTCATGGAACCATGCAAGATATTCGTAGCCCGTTCGGCCAGCGGGGCCCTGTTCTATGAACTGGAGAAGGCACAGTTCAACGTATGGGAGATCCCAGGAAAGCCGGACACGTTCCTGGAACAGGTCTGGTCAGAGAATGAGAAGGACCGCAACGAGGCGGCAACTCCTCTGACCGCGGCCGTCCCTGTCCCGCTGGAGAGCACACCCGGCAACTTCTTCATCTCGATCAAGGAGACACAGGGAAAGAGGCCTGAACTAAGCAGCAAGCAGATCCTTCAATCCTTCATCCGGAAGGGAAAGTTCGCCACTCTGGAGATCGTTTGCGATCACGCGCCCCCGTGGATCGAGATGGAATCCCGCACGGTAGGGTTCAAGATTGAGACCGCGAGGCTGGGGCTGAACGAGGTCCATCTCAAACTGATCAAGATAAATGGTTGA
- a CDS encoding 2Fe-2S ferredoxin — MQKPKHHIFVCTSSRSNGQQKGFCHSKAGVDVLAKFNEEISDREISNEVFVTNTGCYGICEKGPIVVVYPDNVWYGSVTPGDVEEILDQHIEGGNAVERLMLK; from the coding sequence ATGCAAAAACCGAAGCACCATATTTTCGTATGCACCAGCTCGCGTTCGAACGGCCAACAGAAAGGATTCTGTCACTCCAAGGCCGGTGTGGATGTGCTGGCAAAGTTCAACGAGGAGATATCTGACCGGGAGATCAGCAACGAGGTCTTCGTCACGAACACCGGATGCTACGGCATCTGTGAGAAAGGGCCCATCGTGGTGGTCTACCCGGACAATGTGTGGTATGGTTCCGTCACACCGGGAGACGTCGAAGAGATACTGGACCAGCACATCGAGGGCGGCAATGCAGTGGAACGCCTGATGTTGAAATAA
- a CDS encoding nitrogenase component 1: protein MIANETFRAKQVNENQCNMCMPLGGVIAFKGIEGAMVLVHGSQGCSTYMRLANVEHFNEPVDIASSALNEKQTIFGGEPNLHKAMDNVLRVYRPKVLGIVTTCLSETIGDDVKGMVQKYQNARPDCQVDFIPVSTPSYAGSHSEGFWAATKAVVQHYASLLEKHQGINIIVPHISPADIREIKRMLVLMGIEHTLIPDYSMTLDRPFGGRYQKIPSGGTPTRSIERMGGASATIQFGRTCPANISPGAFLEGEFGVPLYNLPLPIGLESTDLFLKTLRELTGRTVPESLTLERGWLLDAMADSHKYNAEGLPAVYGEPELVYAFTTLCAENGAFPAVVASGTQISRLKDLIAPLFPEDEQPELIGEADFASIEEACVRSGVNIAIGHSGGKVLTERQGIPLVRVGYPINDRVGGQRILSAGYAGTLAFLDRFTNTLLESKYGTYRQRKKQELFEKGGK, encoded by the coding sequence ATGATCGCCAACGAGACCTTTCGGGCGAAGCAGGTCAATGAGAACCAGTGCAACATGTGCATGCCATTGGGCGGTGTGATCGCATTCAAGGGGATCGAAGGGGCGATGGTCCTTGTCCACGGCTCCCAAGGGTGCAGCACCTACATGCGCCTGGCCAATGTGGAACATTTCAATGAGCCGGTGGACATCGCCTCCTCCGCTTTGAACGAGAAGCAGACCATATTCGGCGGTGAGCCGAACCTCCACAAGGCCATGGACAATGTCCTTCGCGTGTACCGGCCCAAAGTACTGGGGATCGTCACCACCTGCCTGTCGGAGACGATAGGTGACGATGTGAAGGGGATGGTCCAGAAGTATCAAAATGCGCGTCCTGACTGTCAGGTTGACTTCATTCCAGTTTCCACGCCATCCTATGCGGGTAGTCATTCGGAAGGTTTCTGGGCGGCAACCAAGGCGGTGGTCCAACATTATGCATCGCTTTTAGAGAAGCATCAGGGCATCAATATCATAGTACCGCACATCAGCCCAGCGGACATTCGTGAGATCAAAAGAATGCTTGTTCTGATGGGGATCGAGCATACACTGATCCCGGATTATTCCATGACCTTGGACCGCCCTTTCGGGGGAAGGTACCAGAAGATCCCCTCCGGCGGCACCCCTACCCGATCGATAGAACGGATGGGCGGGGCGTCAGCCACCATCCAGTTCGGGAGGACCTGCCCAGCCAACATTTCACCGGGTGCCTTCTTGGAGGGAGAGTTCGGGGTGCCATTGTACAACCTGCCTCTTCCGATAGGGCTGGAGAGCACAGATCTTTTCTTGAAGACCTTGCGGGAGTTGACGGGAAGAACGGTCCCAGAGAGCTTGACCTTGGAGAGGGGGTGGTTGCTGGATGCCATGGCCGATTCCCATAAGTATAACGCGGAAGGGCTGCCGGCTGTCTATGGCGAGCCGGAACTGGTCTACGCGTTCACAACCTTGTGCGCAGAGAACGGCGCTTTCCCGGCAGTCGTCGCATCAGGGACCCAGATCTCCAGGCTGAAGGACCTCATCGCTCCGTTGTTCCCAGAGGACGAGCAGCCTGAGCTGATCGGGGAGGCCGATTTTGCCTCCATCGAAGAGGCATGTGTCCGTTCCGGCGTCAACATCGCCATCGGTCATTCGGGCGGGAAGGTGCTGACCGAAAGGCAAGGGATACCGCTCGTCCGGGTCGGATATCCAATAAACGACCGGGTCGGAGGGCAGAGGATCCTTTCCGCCGGATATGCCGGGACCTTGGCCTTCCTTGACCGGTTCACCAACACTCTGCTCGAATCAAAGTACGGCACATATCGCCAAAGGAAGAAACAGGAATTGTTCGAAAAGGGAGGTAAATGA
- the nifE gene encoding nitrogenase iron-molybdenum cofactor biosynthesis protein NifE codes for MGTNCGSSAQTVCIEERQGSIVTKGKSKSHVSCGNDSLAGSVSQRACVYCGARVVLNPVTDAVHLVHGPIGCATFTWDIRGSLSSGSEMYRNSFSTDLRERDVIFGGEKKLAECIDEIVSKYRPPAIFVYSTCVVGVIGDDIIAVCKEASRVYGIDVIPVESTGFVSGNKIVGYRAAAEALLRLIRPKEGTKIKKNNTVNFLGEYNLGGEKWIVERYLREIGIEINVAFTGDSSVEALKKAPEARLNLVQCTGSMHWLASQMEKEFGIPCLDVNFFGSENIATSLRSIARFYGDDQVSKRAEELIERETSMLRPQLERYRDKLRGKRAAIYVGGAFKAMAIVRQLNELGVEVVVVGTQTGRSEEYQTLSGMLEDGTVIIDDANPAELERFLLEKKIDVMAGGVKERTLAYKLGIGFIDHNHDRKDALAGYEGALRFAREVYISACSPVWKHLRQVLPERERQ; via the coding sequence ATGGGTACCAACTGCGGGTCTTCCGCCCAGACCGTGTGCATCGAAGAACGTCAGGGTTCGATCGTCACCAAGGGGAAGAGCAAGAGCCATGTGAGCTGCGGGAACGACAGTCTTGCCGGGTCGGTGAGCCAGAGGGCCTGCGTCTATTGCGGGGCGCGGGTCGTGCTCAACCCGGTCACTGACGCGGTCCACCTGGTGCATGGCCCGATAGGTTGCGCCACCTTCACCTGGGACATACGCGGGAGTCTGTCCAGCGGTTCTGAGATGTACCGCAACAGCTTCTCCACAGACCTTCGGGAGAGGGACGTGATCTTCGGAGGCGAGAAGAAGCTGGCGGAATGTATCGACGAGATCGTCTCAAAGTACCGGCCGCCGGCTATTTTCGTCTACTCTACCTGCGTGGTCGGGGTCATCGGAGACGATATCATCGCGGTGTGCAAGGAGGCCTCGCGGGTGTACGGCATAGACGTGATCCCAGTGGAATCGACTGGATTCGTCTCCGGAAACAAGATAGTCGGATACCGCGCCGCTGCCGAGGCGCTGCTAAGGCTGATCCGCCCCAAGGAAGGGACCAAGATCAAGAAGAACAACACCGTGAACTTCCTGGGTGAGTACAACCTCGGAGGTGAGAAATGGATAGTGGAGCGGTATCTCAGGGAGATCGGGATCGAGATCAACGTCGCCTTCACCGGCGATTCATCCGTTGAGGCATTGAAGAAGGCACCGGAAGCCCGGCTCAACCTGGTCCAATGCACCGGCTCCATGCACTGGTTAGCCTCCCAGATGGAAAAGGAGTTCGGCATACCCTGTCTGGACGTGAACTTCTTCGGCAGCGAGAACATCGCCACCAGCCTGCGCAGCATCGCCAGATTCTATGGCGACGATCAGGTCTCGAAGCGGGCCGAGGAACTGATCGAGCGTGAGACCAGCATGCTACGGCCGCAGCTGGAACGTTACCGCGACAAGCTGCGGGGAAAGAGGGCGGCCATCTACGTCGGAGGGGCATTCAAGGCCATGGCCATAGTACGTCAGCTAAATGAGCTGGGGGTCGAGGTTGTGGTCGTCGGCACCCAGACCGGGCGTTCTGAGGAGTATCAGACCCTCAGCGGCATGCTAGAGGATGGTACCGTAATCATCGACGACGCCAACCCAGCAGAGCTGGAGCGGTTCCTTCTCGAGAAAAAGATCGACGTCATGGCCGGAGGGGTGAAGGAGCGTACCCTGGCCTATAAGCTGGGCATCGGCTTCATCGATCACAACCATGACCGCAAGGACGCGCTGGCCGGATATGAGGGCGCGTTGCGGTTCGCTCGTGAAGTGTACATCAGCGCCTGCTCTCCGGTCTGGAAGCATCTTAGGCAGGTCCTGCCAGAGAGGGAACGGCAATGA
- a CDS encoding nitrogenase component 1: MLECVPKETVEHTVGKINPAKTCQPIGAMYASLGIHGCLPHSHGSQGCCAYHRMHLSRHFRDPVLATSSSFTEGTSVFGGAANLKTSIKNVFEIYNPEIMAVHTTCLSETIGDDVATMIKQSEVPEGKCVIHANTPSYKGSHVTGFSNMCKAMVTYLAQFDGGARKERVNLIPGFVNPGDMREMKRIVHDMGIDFTMFPDTTDVLDSPLTNKYEMYPKGGTTVAQIRDSGNSKMTLSLGSYSSDAAGIALQEKCGVPCVPLDIPIGVKATDDLIMALKKGFGVKVPDELTIERGQVVDTLIDTHFHYQGKRVAVFGDPDIVIPLTEFLLTMGMRPVYVLTGTPGPQFEIRINKMLDGAGITERKVKAEGDLFDLHQWIKQSPVDLLIGTSYGKYISRAEDIPLVRVGFPVLDRAVHPLMPIVGYRGCMRLIEMISNTLLERRDRDSLDEDFELVL; this comes from the coding sequence ATGCTTGAATGCGTCCCCAAGGAAACGGTAGAGCACACTGTCGGCAAGATCAACCCGGCCAAGACCTGCCAGCCGATCGGGGCGATGTACGCTTCCTTAGGCATTCACGGATGCCTGCCGCACAGCCATGGTTCCCAGGGATGCTGCGCCTATCACCGCATGCACCTCTCCCGGCACTTCCGCGACCCGGTGCTGGCCACGTCTAGCTCGTTCACCGAGGGCACCTCGGTCTTCGGCGGAGCGGCCAACCTCAAGACCTCGATCAAGAACGTGTTCGAGATCTACAACCCGGAAATAATGGCCGTGCACACGACCTGCCTTTCTGAGACCATCGGTGACGATGTCGCCACGATGATCAAGCAGTCAGAGGTGCCCGAAGGAAAATGCGTGATACACGCCAACACACCCAGCTATAAGGGCTCGCACGTGACCGGCTTCAGCAACATGTGCAAGGCGATGGTCACGTACTTGGCCCAATTTGACGGAGGTGCCCGTAAAGAAAGGGTCAACCTGATCCCCGGCTTCGTCAACCCGGGGGACATGAGGGAGATGAAGCGGATCGTTCACGACATGGGCATCGACTTCACCATGTTCCCGGACACAACGGACGTACTGGACTCACCGCTCACCAACAAGTACGAGATGTATCCCAAGGGCGGAACGACCGTGGCCCAGATCAGGGACTCGGGCAACTCCAAGATGACCCTGTCGCTGGGATCATACTCGTCGGATGCGGCCGGCATCGCCCTCCAGGAGAAGTGCGGCGTACCATGCGTCCCACTGGACATCCCGATCGGTGTAAAGGCGACCGATGATCTCATAATGGCCCTCAAAAAGGGATTCGGGGTCAAAGTGCCGGATGAATTGACCATCGAGAGGGGCCAGGTGGTTGATACCCTGATCGACACCCATTTCCACTATCAGGGGAAGAGGGTGGCGGTATTCGGTGATCCGGACATAGTCATCCCGCTCACCGAATTCCTGCTCACCATGGGCATGAGGCCGGTTTATGTGCTGACCGGTACGCCGGGGCCCCAATTCGAGATCCGGATCAACAAGATGCTGGACGGGGCCGGGATAACCGAGCGGAAGGTAAAGGCTGAAGGAGATCTCTTCGATCTGCACCAATGGATCAAACAATCTCCGGTGGACCTGCTGATCGGGACCTCGTATGGCAAGTACATCTCCCGGGCAGAGGACATACCGCTGGTGCGGGTGGGGTTCCCGGTGCTGGATCGCGCCGTCCACCCGTTGATGCCAATAGTAGGCTACCGCGGCTGTATGCGCCTGATCGAGATGATAAGCAACACCCTTCTGGAAAGGAGGGACCGGGACAGCCTGGACGAGGACTTCGAGCTGGTGCTGTGA
- the nifD gene encoding nitrogenase molybdenum-iron protein alpha chain, whose amino-acid sequence MTINEAELEGMYSKYPDKVKKNRKKHIVIKDQAAAPQQIEANTRTIPGILTQRGCCYAGCKGVVLGPIKDMAHIVHGPVGCSYYAWGTRRNKARADDDTPPEKMLNSMCFTTDMQESDIVFGGEKKLAAMIDEVVNTFHPSAISICSTCPIGLIGDDINAVAKAAEAKHGIQVLSFNCEGYKGVSQSGGHHIANNNLMAFVVGKGAREKVGKHVINILGEYNIGGDGWELERILKDIGYDINCVLTGDTSYQDIRNLHLADLNLVQCHRSINYIAEMMETKYGTPWIKVNFIGVESTAQSLRQLAQCFQDEALTQRTEEVIARETARIMPAIEQYRKICTGKTAFTLVGGSRSHHYQYLLRDLGMEVVVAGYEFAHRDDYEGREVIPSIQPDADQKNIPELHIEPDQELFREGHVHLSMSKEKFEELKKKVSLNYYEGMYSCMKDGQIMIDDFNHHEIEDLIKILKPDLFFSGVRDKYVIHKMGVPAKQLHSYDYSGPYAGFTGAIVFAREVVNAMTTPAWKLVEAPWEEAEPKGGVPDA is encoded by the coding sequence ATGACCATCAACGAAGCCGAACTCGAGGGCATGTACTCCAAGTATCCGGACAAGGTCAAGAAGAACCGGAAAAAACACATAGTTATCAAGGACCAGGCGGCGGCACCGCAGCAGATCGAGGCCAACACCCGCACCATCCCCGGCATACTCACGCAGCGCGGCTGCTGCTATGCAGGGTGCAAGGGCGTGGTCCTCGGCCCGATAAAGGACATGGCCCATATAGTCCACGGGCCTGTCGGCTGCAGTTACTATGCCTGGGGCACCAGGCGCAACAAGGCTCGGGCCGATGACGACACTCCACCCGAGAAGATGCTCAACAGCATGTGCTTCACCACCGATATGCAGGAAAGCGACATCGTTTTCGGTGGAGAGAAGAAGCTGGCGGCGATGATCGACGAAGTGGTCAACACATTCCATCCGAGCGCCATAAGCATCTGCTCGACCTGCCCCATCGGACTGATCGGGGACGACATCAACGCAGTGGCCAAGGCGGCCGAGGCGAAGCACGGCATCCAGGTCCTATCCTTCAACTGCGAAGGATACAAAGGGGTCAGCCAATCGGGCGGCCACCACATCGCGAACAACAACCTCATGGCGTTCGTGGTCGGGAAGGGGGCCAGGGAGAAGGTCGGCAAGCATGTGATCAACATCCTTGGAGAATACAACATCGGCGGGGATGGATGGGAGTTGGAACGCATCCTCAAGGACATCGGTTATGACATCAACTGCGTCCTGACCGGTGACACCAGCTACCAGGATATCCGCAACCTGCACCTGGCCGACCTGAACCTGGTCCAGTGCCACCGTTCGATCAATTACATCGCCGAGATGATGGAGACCAAGTACGGAACACCATGGATAAAGGTCAACTTCATCGGCGTGGAGAGCACCGCACAATCGCTGCGCCAGCTGGCCCAGTGCTTCCAGGACGAGGCCCTCACCCAAAGGACCGAAGAGGTCATCGCCCGCGAGACGGCACGCATCATGCCGGCGATCGAACAGTACCGCAAGATATGCACCGGCAAGACCGCGTTCACCCTGGTGGGCGGGTCCCGCAGCCACCATTATCAATACCTCCTCAGGGACCTGGGGATGGAGGTGGTGGTGGCCGGATACGAGTTCGCCCACCGCGATGACTACGAAGGAAGGGAGGTCATCCCTTCCATCCAACCGGACGCGGACCAGAAGAACATTCCCGAGCTCCACATCGAACCGGACCAGGAACTGTTCCGCGAAGGCCACGTTCATCTCAGCATGTCCAAGGAGAAATTCGAGGAACTGAAGAAGAAGGTGTCGCTGAACTACTACGAGGGGATGTACTCCTGCATGAAGGATGGCCAGATCATGATCGACGACTTTAATCATCATGAGATCGAGGACCTGATAAAGATCCTCAAGCCGGACCTGTTCTTCTCCGGGGTCAGGGACAAGTACGTCATCCACAAGATGGGCGTGCCAGCGAAGCAATTGCACTCCTACGACTACAGCGGCCCCTATGCCGGCTTCACCGGGGCCATCGTATTCGCGCGTGAGGTCGTGAACGCCATGACCACCCCGGCCTGGAAGCTGGTCGAGGCGCCATGGGAAGAGGCTGAACCCAAGGGAGGTGTCCCCGATGCTTGA
- a CDS encoding P-II family nitrogen regulator, giving the protein MKEIMALVRMNRTSATKKALIDAGVAGFTAVKVLGRGKPVPRPEVLEEHKKELMEMAHDDINDPADTEHQVTSFLDGSRPFPRRLFTILAYDEDVPRIVSAITTANKSEKAVGDGIILVLPILDVVRVRTGESGEAAIW; this is encoded by the coding sequence ATGAAGGAAATAATGGCACTTGTACGGATGAACAGGACGAGCGCGACAAAGAAGGCGCTCATCGATGCGGGAGTGGCCGGGTTCACAGCGGTCAAGGTCCTTGGCCGCGGAAAGCCGGTCCCCAGGCCGGAGGTCCTCGAGGAGCACAAGAAGGAACTGATGGAGATGGCGCACGACGACATCAATGACCCAGCCGATACGGAGCATCAGGTGACCAGCTTCCTCGATGGATCGAGGCCGTTCCCGCGGAGGCTCTTCACCATTCTGGCCTATGATGAGGATGTCCCAAGGATAGTCAGCGCGATAACCACGGCCAACAAGTCGGAGAAGGCAGTGGGTGACGGCATCATACTGGTGCTGCCCATCCTGGACGTCGTTCGGGTGCGCACCGGGGAATCCGGCGAGGCAGCCATATGGTAA
- a CDS encoding P-II family nitrogen regulator yields the protein MLLIRAIVRPEKKDEVLGALWAEGFPAATIVDVVGRGKQKGLKVGNVVYDEIPKTMIMVVIHDEGKKTIIETILKAAKTGESGMFGDGKIFVSSVEEAYTISRGGKGL from the coding sequence ATGTTACTGATCAGAGCCATCGTACGCCCGGAGAAGAAGGATGAGGTATTGGGCGCCCTGTGGGCCGAAGGATTCCCAGCCGCCACCATCGTGGATGTGGTCGGACGCGGAAAACAGAAAGGCCTCAAAGTGGGCAACGTCGTCTACGACGAGATACCGAAAACAATGATCATGGTGGTGATCCACGACGAGGGGAAGAAGACCATAATCGAGACCATACTGAAGGCCGCGAAGACCGGGGAGAGCGGGATGTTCGGGGACGGCAAGATATTCGTGAGCTCGGTCGAAGAGGCCTACACCATCTCCCGCGGCGGGAAGGGGCTGTAA
- the nifH gene encoding nitrogenase iron protein, which translates to MRQIAIYGKGGIGKSTTTQNTVAALASAGKKVMVVGCDPKADSTRLLLHGLCQKTVLDTLRDEGDDVDLDEVLKPGYMGTKCVESGGPEPGVGCAGRGIITSINLLEQLGAYTPDLDYVFYDVLGDVVCGGFAMPIREGKAEEIYIVASGELMALYAANNIAKGIQKYAINGKVRLGGIICNSRKVDNEHALLKAFAEELGSQLIYFVPRDNLVQRAEINKKTVIDFDPTSNQAEEYRSLAKAIDTNKMFVIPKPMKQDRLEELMMKHGFMDA; encoded by the coding sequence ATGAGGCAAATAGCGATATACGGAAAAGGCGGCATTGGCAAATCCACGACAACCCAGAACACCGTGGCGGCGCTGGCATCGGCTGGGAAGAAGGTCATGGTGGTCGGTTGCGATCCCAAGGCCGATTCGACCCGTCTGTTGTTGCATGGGCTGTGTCAAAAAACAGTGCTTGACACATTGAGGGACGAAGGGGACGACGTCGATCTGGACGAAGTTCTGAAACCGGGGTATATGGGTACCAAATGCGTCGAGTCAGGCGGGCCGGAACCGGGAGTGGGCTGCGCTGGTCGTGGCATCATCACTTCCATCAATCTGCTCGAACAACTAGGAGCGTACACTCCGGACCTTGACTACGTCTTCTATGATGTGCTTGGTGACGTCGTCTGCGGCGGATTTGCCATGCCCATAAGGGAGGGAAAGGCGGAGGAAATCTACATCGTCGCTTCCGGTGAGCTCATGGCCCTGTACGCGGCCAATAACATCGCCAAAGGCATCCAGAAATATGCCATTAACGGGAAGGTCCGGCTGGGCGGCATAATATGCAATAGCCGTAAGGTCGATAACGAGCACGCACTTTTGAAAGCATTCGCGGAGGAGCTCGGTTCTCAGCTCATCTATTTCGTCCCGAGGGACAACCTGGTCCAAAGGGCGGAGATTAACAAGAAGACGGTGATCGACTTCGATCCGACCTCCAACCAGGCAGAAGAGTATCGGAGCCTGGCCAAGGCCATCGACACCAACAAAATGTTCGTCATCCCCAAACCGATGAAGCAGGACCGTCTCGAGGAACTGATGATGAAACACGGGTTCATGGATGCTTGA